One Setaria viridis chromosome 3, Setaria_viridis_v4.0, whole genome shotgun sequence DNA window includes the following coding sequences:
- the LOC117848507 gene encoding calreticulin — protein sequence MAIRRGSSCAVAALLALASVAAVAGEVFFQEKFEDGWESRWVKSEWKKDENMAGEWNHTSGKWNGDAEDKGIQTSEDYRFYAISAEYPEFSNKDKTLVLQFSVKHEQKLDCGGGYVKLLSGDVDQKKFGGDTPYSIMFGPDICGYSTKKVHTILTKDGKNHLIKKDVPCETDQLTHVYTLIIRPDATYSILIDNEEKQTGSVYEHWDILPPKQIKDPEAKKPEDWDDKEYIPDPEDKKPEGYDDIPKEIPDPDAKKPEDWDDEEDGEWTAPTIPNPEYKGPWKQKKIKNPNYQGKWKAPMIDNPDFKDDPYIYAFDSLKYIGIELWQVKSGTLFDNIIITDDPALAKTFAEETWGKHKEAEKAAFDEAEKKKEEEEAAKGGDDEDDDLEDEEDDEKADEDKADSDAEDGKDSDDEKHDEL from the exons ATGGCGATCCGCAGGGGATCTTCGTGCGCCGTCGCGGCACTGCTCGCGctcgcctccgtcgccgccgtcgccggcgaggtctTCTTCCAGGAGAAGTTCGAAG ATGGCTGGGAAAGTCGGTGGGTGAAATCCGAATGGAAGAAGGATGAGAACATGGCTGGTGAATGGAACCACACATCTGGGAAATGGAATGGAGATGCTGAGGATAAAG GTATCCAGACCTCTGAGGACTACAGGTTCTATGCCATTTCGGCGGAGTACCCTGAGTTCAGCAACAAGGATAAGACCCTGGTACTGCAGTTCTCAGTGAAGCACGAGCAGAAGCTGGACTGCGGTGGTGGTTACGTCAAGTTGCTTAGCGGTGATGTCGACCAGAAGAAATTTGGTGGGGACACACCTTACAG CATTATGTTTGGACCAGATATCTGTGGGTACAGCACGAAGAAGGTTCACACTATCCTGACAAAGGATGGCAAGAACCACCTGATCAAGAAGGATGTGCCTTGTGAGACTGATCAGTTGACTCATGTGTACACTTTGATCATCCGTCCTGATGCGACATACAGCATTCTCATTGACAACGAAGAGAAGCAAACTGGCAGCGTCTACGAGCACTGGGATATTCTTCCTCCAAAGCAAATCAAGGACCCAGAGGCTAAGAAG CCCGAAGACTGGGATGACAAGGAGTACATTCCTGACCCTGAGGACAAGAAGCCAGAG GGCTATGATGACATTCCCAAGGAAATTCCTGACCCTGATGCTAAGAAG CCTGAGGACTgggatgatgaggaagatggtGAATGGACCGCCCCTACCATTCCCAACCCAGAATACAAGGGACCATGGAAGCAAAAG AAAATCAAGAACCCCAACTACCAGGGCAAATGGAAGGCACCTATGATTGACAACCCAG ATTTCAAGGATGATCCCTACATTTATGCTTTTGACAGCCTCAAGTACATTGGCATTGAGCTGTGGCAG GTTAAATCAGGTACTTTGTTTGACAACATCATCATCACCGATGACCCTGCATTGGCCAAGACATTTGCGGAGGAGACCTGGGGCAAGCATAAGGAG GCTGAGAAGGCTGCTTTTGATGAGgctgagaaaaagaaggaagaggag GAAGCTGCCAagggtggtgatgatgaggacgaTGACCTAGAG gatgaggaagatgatgagaaGGCAGACGAGGACAAGGCTGACTCCGATGCTGAGGACGGCAAGGATTCTGATGATGAGAAGCAC GACGAGCTCTAG